The following coding sequences lie in one Vigna radiata var. radiata cultivar VC1973A unplaced genomic scaffold, Vradiata_ver6 scaffold_308, whole genome shotgun sequence genomic window:
- the LOC106755015 gene encoding transcription factor MYB88 isoform X1, whose protein sequence is MQEDMKKQEKQKQLVNEESKKKERHIVTWTQEEDDILREQIGIHGTENWAIIASKFKDKTTRQCRRRWYTYLNSDFKKGGWSPEEDMLLCEAQKLFGNRWTEIAKVVSGRTDNAVKNRFSTLCKKRAKYEALAKENSTSYINSNNKRTFLQHRCDTDVASESAVAIKKMRRSHIPDAEEKINFGDRSHKQNGIPINQQSRAPFAVLAQNSRNVNLPDQDHVCNLKFSDYAQNKIQGTFLKKDDPKISALMQQAELLTSLALKVDSENVDQSLENAWKVLQEFLNRTKESDIPRYKIPDLQLVDLKDLLEDLKNSSEEIQPCWRQMELYEDSPGSSEYSTGSTLLPHSAGENLEQSLHQDIGTELNIQMDDPEELRGCHQGVLSSASLDQADLFPSCEEQINNDGIVSALSCSEEFSSPLQVTPLFRSLAAGIPSPQFSESERNFLMKTLGMESPSLNPSVKPSQPPLCKRVLLI, encoded by the exons ATGCAGGAAGATATGAAGAAGCAGGAGAAGCAGAAGCAGCTGGTCAATGAAGAATCTAAGAAGAAGGAGCGTCACATTGTGACGTGGACTCAAGAG GAGGATGATATACTCAGGGAGCAGATTGGTATCCATGGAACTGAAAA TTGGGCAATCATTGCTTCTAAATTCAAGGATAAAACGACAAGACAGTGCAGAAGAAG ATGGTACACTTATTTGAATTCTGACTTCAAGAAAGGAGGATGGTCACCAGAGGAAGACATGCTTTTATGTGAG GCTCAAAAACTATTTGGAAACAGGTGGACAGAAATAGCAAAGGTGGTTTCAGGCAG AACGGATAATGCTGTGAAAAACCGTTTCTCCACACTGTGCAAAAAGAGAGCAAAATATGAAGCCTTAGCAAAAGAGAACAGCACTTCGTACATCAATTCAAATAACAAAAGGACTTTTCTCCAGCACAGGTGTGATACAGATGTAGCATCAGAATCTGCAGTAGCTATTAAGAAGATGAG GAGGTCACATATCCCTGATGCTGAAGAAAAGATCAACTTTGGAGACAGATCACATAAACAAAACGGGATTCCAATAAATCAGCAGTCAAGAGCACCGTTTGCAGTTTTAGCTCAAAACTCTCGCAATGTCAACTTGCCAGACCAGGATCATGTCTGCAATTTGAAGTTTAGTGATTATG CCCAAAACAAGATTCAAGGAACATTCCTTAAAAAGGATGACCCAAAGATAAGTGCGTTGATGCAACAAGCAGAGTTATTAACCTCACTAGCTCTAAAAGTTGATTCAGAAAACGTGGATCAAAGTCTTGAAAATGCATGGAAG GTTCTTCAAGAGTTTCTTAACAGAACCAAAGAATCAGACATCCCCAGATACAAGATTCCAGATTTACAACTTGTAGATCTTAAAGATTTGTTGGAGGACTTGAAAAACAGTAGTGAGGAAATCCAGCCATGCTGGAG GCAAATGGAACTATATGAAGACTCTCCAGGCAGTTCTGAATACAGTACGGGATCAACTCTGCTGCCTCATTCAGCTGGTGAGAATTTGGAACAGTCACTACATCAGGACATTGGAACCGAACTGAATATACAAATGGATGATCCTGAAGAACTTAGGGGATGCCACCAAGGGGTTCTTTCTAGTGCATCTCTAGATCAAG CAGATTTATTCCCATCTTGTGAGGAGCAGATAAACAATGATGGCATTGTTTCTGCCTTGTCATGTTCGGAGGAGTTCAGTTCACCTCTTCAAGTTACACCTCTGTTTAGATCCTTAGCTGCTGGAATTCCTAGCCCGCAATTTTCAGAAAGT
- the LOC106755015 gene encoding transcription factor MYB88 isoform X2, producing MQEDMKKQEKQKQLVNEESKKKERHIVTWTQEEDDILREQIGIHGTENWAIIASKFKDKTTRQCRRRWYTYLNSDFKKGGWSPEEDMLLCEAQKLFGNRWTEIAKVVSGRTDNAVKNRFSTLCKKRAKYEALAKENSTSYINSNNKRTFLQHRCDTDVASESAVAIKKMRRSHIPDAEEKINFGDRSHKQNGIPINQQSRAPFAVLAQNSRNVNLPDQDHVCNLKFSDYAQNKIQGTFLKKDDPKISALMQQAELLTSLALKVDSENVDQSLENAWKVLQEFLNRTKESDIPRYKIPDLQLVDLKDLLEDLKNSSEEIQPCWRQMELYEDSPGSSEYSTGSTLLPHSAGENLEQSLHQDIGTELNIQMDDPEELRGCHQGVLSSASLDQDLFPSCEEQINNDGIVSALSCSEEFSSPLQVTPLFRSLAAGIPSPQFSESERNFLMKTLGMESPSLNPSVKPSQPPLCKRVLLI from the exons ATGCAGGAAGATATGAAGAAGCAGGAGAAGCAGAAGCAGCTGGTCAATGAAGAATCTAAGAAGAAGGAGCGTCACATTGTGACGTGGACTCAAGAG GAGGATGATATACTCAGGGAGCAGATTGGTATCCATGGAACTGAAAA TTGGGCAATCATTGCTTCTAAATTCAAGGATAAAACGACAAGACAGTGCAGAAGAAG ATGGTACACTTATTTGAATTCTGACTTCAAGAAAGGAGGATGGTCACCAGAGGAAGACATGCTTTTATGTGAG GCTCAAAAACTATTTGGAAACAGGTGGACAGAAATAGCAAAGGTGGTTTCAGGCAG AACGGATAATGCTGTGAAAAACCGTTTCTCCACACTGTGCAAAAAGAGAGCAAAATATGAAGCCTTAGCAAAAGAGAACAGCACTTCGTACATCAATTCAAATAACAAAAGGACTTTTCTCCAGCACAGGTGTGATACAGATGTAGCATCAGAATCTGCAGTAGCTATTAAGAAGATGAG GAGGTCACATATCCCTGATGCTGAAGAAAAGATCAACTTTGGAGACAGATCACATAAACAAAACGGGATTCCAATAAATCAGCAGTCAAGAGCACCGTTTGCAGTTTTAGCTCAAAACTCTCGCAATGTCAACTTGCCAGACCAGGATCATGTCTGCAATTTGAAGTTTAGTGATTATG CCCAAAACAAGATTCAAGGAACATTCCTTAAAAAGGATGACCCAAAGATAAGTGCGTTGATGCAACAAGCAGAGTTATTAACCTCACTAGCTCTAAAAGTTGATTCAGAAAACGTGGATCAAAGTCTTGAAAATGCATGGAAG GTTCTTCAAGAGTTTCTTAACAGAACCAAAGAATCAGACATCCCCAGATACAAGATTCCAGATTTACAACTTGTAGATCTTAAAGATTTGTTGGAGGACTTGAAAAACAGTAGTGAGGAAATCCAGCCATGCTGGAG GCAAATGGAACTATATGAAGACTCTCCAGGCAGTTCTGAATACAGTACGGGATCAACTCTGCTGCCTCATTCAGCTGGTGAGAATTTGGAACAGTCACTACATCAGGACATTGGAACCGAACTGAATATACAAATGGATGATCCTGAAGAACTTAGGGGATGCCACCAAGGGGTTCTTTCTAGTGCATCTCTAGATCAAG ATTTATTCCCATCTTGTGAGGAGCAGATAAACAATGATGGCATTGTTTCTGCCTTGTCATGTTCGGAGGAGTTCAGTTCACCTCTTCAAGTTACACCTCTGTTTAGATCCTTAGCTGCTGGAATTCCTAGCCCGCAATTTTCAGAAAGT